In a single window of the Fusarium falciforme chromosome 3, complete sequence genome:
- a CDS encoding Cysteine proteinase 1, mitochondrial, whose product MGAQQSKTEPTLHEKAVLERLQNLQVQDQDDYVEVTSGAEKASLGPLIRDAEGLPLHVLESWQAAIIKDPKNKLALTALSSANPRQVLTSLPTEIADQQIYNVKIPFEGDPITNQRSSGRCWLFASTNVFRVALMKRFDLESFELSQQYLFYWDKLEKANWFLEQIIDTATEDLEGRVVQTLLTDLVSDGGQWDMVYNLVEKYGLVPQTLYPDSWNAMSSGILNSLVKTKLREFALRLRALANSKDGVSAAAISSAKDKMLREISLIMTLLLGPPPNPEEAFTWQYNDKNGKAHQLKTTPKEFAKNIYSPSFPVTSSTVGGMISLVHDPRHEPLSHLSVSRLGNIVGGRGISYVNVDINTLKGACVKMLKAGLPIFFGSDVGQFSDSRSGIMDLNLYNYELGFNTSLLGMTKAQRLMTGESKMTHAMVLTAVHLDEQTGKPVRWRVQNSWGTTAGDKGWFVMSDAWLDEFVYQAVVDPRVLSKEVRDVLKKEAIVLPLWDPMGSLA is encoded by the exons ATGGGCGCTCAGCAATCCAAGACCGAGCCTACGCTCCACGAAAAGGCAGTTCTCGAGCGCCTTCAAAACCTACAGgttcaagaccaagatgacTACGTCGAAGTCACCAGTGGCGCCGAGAAGGCTTCCCTTGGACCGCTGATCCGAGATGCTGAAGGTCTCCCGCTCCACGTCCTCGAGTCGTGGCaggccgccatcatcaaggacccCAAGAATAA GCTTGCCCTCACAGCACTTAGCTCTGCGAACCCGCGCCAGGTTCTTACCTCGTTGCCGACCGAGATCGCAGACCAGCAGATCTACAACGTCAAGATCCCATTCGAAGGCGACCCCATCACAAACCAGCGCTCCAGCGGTCGATGCTGGCTCTTTGCGTCCACCAACGTGTTCCGAGTTGCCCTCATGAAGCGCTTTGACCTTGAGAGCTTCGAGCTGTCACAGCAATACCTCTTTTACTGGGACAAGCTTGAGAAAGCCAACTGGTTCCTCGAGCAGATCATTGATACCGCCACGGAGGATCTTGAAGGCCGCGTCGTCCAGACCCTACTTACTGATCTGGTATCCGATGGTGGCCAGTGGGACATGGTATACAACCTGGTTGAGAAGTATGGCCTCGTGCCCCAGACCCTCTACCCCGACAGCTGGAATGCTATGAGCTCCGGTATCTTGAACAGCCTCGTCAAGACCAAGCTTCGAGAGTTCGCACTCAGGCTTCGGGCGCTTGCCAACTCCAAGGACGGGGTCTCTGCCGCCGCCATCTCCTCAGCCAAAGACAAGATGCTGCGTGAGATCTCCCTCATCATGACTCTCCTGCTGGGTCCACCTCCGAACCCTGAGGAGGCCTTCACTTGGCAGTACAACGATAAGAACGGAAAGGCCCACCAGCTCAAGACCACCCCCAAAGAGTTTGCCAAGAACATCTACAGCCCAAGCTTCCCCGTCACATCCAGCACCGTCGGCGGCATGATCTCACTTGTGCACGATCCGCGCCACGAGCCTCTATCCCACCTATCGGTCTCCCGGCTCGGCAACATTGTCGGTGGTCGCGGAATCAGCTATGTCAACGTCGACATCAACACTCTCAAGGGCGCATGCGTCAAGATGCTCAAGGCCGGTCTCCCTATCTTCTTTGGCAGTGACGTAGGCCAGTTCAGCGACTCCAGGTCTGGCATCATGGACCTCAACCTCTACAACTATGAACTAGGCTTCAACACCAGCCTACTCGGTATGACCAAAGCACAGAGGCTGATGACGGGCGAGAGTAAGATGACTCATGCTATGGTGCTGACGGCAGTGCATCTTGACGAGCAGACGGGTAAGCCGGTCCGCTGGCGAGTGCAGAACAGCTGGGGCACTACTGCCGGAGACAAGGGATGGTTTGTTATGAGCGATGCATGGCTGGACGAGTTTGTATACCAGGCAGTCGTCGACCCGCGTGTCCTCAGCAAGGAGGTTCGGGATGTactcaagaaggaggccattGTCCTGCCGCTGTGGGATCCCATGGGCTCGCTGGCCTAG